The DNA region AGATCTCAATATCCTGGAAGAACTGGGATTTCTCATCCGCTCCAAGGGAGGAGCCGTCAAGTCCCGAACACAGCAGTCTCCCCGTTCCTTTGATGAACGGCAGATCCTCAACCGGAGCTGTAAAAAGAGTATTGCCCGGAAGGCGGCAGAACTTATCCTGGAGGGAGAAACGATCATCCTGGCTTCGGGTACCAGCACACTCGAACTGGCAGGATATCTGAAAAACAGAGATCATCTGACTGTTATAACAAACTCTTTGGATATTGCTCAGGTTCTCTCGGATGAGAAAAGACTGACACTGATCCTTTGCGGTGGGATCTATGATTCCCAATCCCGCTCCATGATCGGTATGCCTGCAGAACTATTTTTCCGGGATATCCATGTGGATAAGCTGTTCATGGCTGTGAAGGCTCTGGATGAAGAAGGCATATACGACATGAATATGAAAGAAACACCGGTCAAACAATCCATGATCCGTACCGCAGAAGAGCTTGTTGTCCTGGCGGATCACACAAAAATCGGCAAAAAATCCCTGAACAGAATTGAACCGCTCTTCCGGATAGATTCCATCATCTGTGATGTTCTACCCCCGGAACATCTGCTTGTTTCTTTCCGGTCCGCCGGTATCGATATCATTGTATCATCAGAGGAATAAACCATGCAGGCAGAACTTTTTACATACGGAACCATAGTCACCCTGGCTTTTTTTCACACGGTTGTCGGACCGGATCACTACCTTCCTTTTATCGCGATGAGCCGTAATGCAGGCTGGTCGACCCGTAAAACTGCGGGTCTCACCATCATCTGCGGCCTTGGTCATGTTCTCAGTTCCGTCATTATCGGTCTTTCCGGCCTGGCCTTCGGTATAGCCATTTATAAATTGGAAGCGATCCAGTCGCACCGCAGTGATATTGCCGCCTGGCTTCTGATGATATTCGGTGCAGGATATGTGCTGTGGGGATACTACCTGAAAAGAAGACATCCCCATCATCATGGTCACGGCCACAGTCATGGTTACGGCTACAGCCATGAGAGCAGCGCGACTTCAAAGGAGGGGAAAAAAAGTCTGACTCCATGGGTCCTTTTTACCATTTTTGTATTTGGTCCCTGCGAAGTCCTGATTCCCATGCTTATGTATTACGCGGCTCAAAATAATATGAGTGGTATGGTGACGGCAACCATCCTGTTCGGTGTGACAACCATAGCGACAATGCTGGTCATCGTTCTGCTCACACTCCGGGGGATCAAGCTGATCAGGCTTCCCTTTCTGGAACATCACAGTCACACAGTTGCCGGGATTATTATCCTCCTGTCAGGTGCCGGGATAAAGTTCCTGGGACTATAAGGGGAACGCATAGACATTTCATGACCTTCATCTTACAATTTAATGGACTCATAACAGAAGGAGTTTTGCATATGAAATACCCGGTTGCAGAGAGTGCCTTGATAAAATGGAGCACCGAAAGATTGCAGAAGATAGAGTTATCAGACACCGAAATCCACTACCGCTACCGTTTGGATGGCTCAACATGCAGCAATGGAGGAATGGAGTTTAAGGCGTATCTCCATGCCAGGATCAGCACAGCTCCCCATTCCATCATACAAAAAGCATGGATTGAAATTCCTAAAGAAGATCAGGTAACAGCGGCTCATATGTGCCGCTGCCCCAACAGGAATCCTAAGGAAGCACAGTCCTTCTTCGAAGATTTTAAAGAAGACGCGTTCTTTTCCGGAGAGTCACTAACAGAGACAATTTTGATGGATATCCCCCTTAATCATGCGGGATGCCTCTGTTATAAACCGATGGTAGACCAGAAATGGAAGATGGCCCTGTCAACGATTCATTATGATAGACAACTCCTGGACTGATGTAATAATTCTGCCGGAGAAATGGACTTCAATGAGGAGAAAATCATGAAGGTAAGTGTAATTTCCTACTCCCTGACGGGGAATAATGACAAACTGGCAGAGGCTCTAGCCTCTAGTCTTACAGCTCCCTATGTCAGAATCATAGATGTAGGTCAAAGA from Oceanispirochaeta sp. includes:
- a CDS encoding DeoR/GlpR family DNA-binding transcription regulator — encoded protein: MSEKQLQAERHQLILGILDEESSAQVDELSRRFEVSKNTIRRDLNILEELGFLIRSKGGAVKSRTQQSPRSFDERQILNRSCKKSIARKAAELILEGETIILASGTSTLELAGYLKNRDHLTVITNSLDIAQVLSDEKRLTLILCGGIYDSQSRSMIGMPAELFFRDIHVDKLFMAVKALDEEGIYDMNMKETPVKQSMIRTAEELVVLADHTKIGKKSLNRIEPLFRIDSIICDVLPPEHLLVSFRSAGIDIIVSSEE
- a CDS encoding sulfite exporter TauE/SafE family protein, which codes for MQAELFTYGTIVTLAFFHTVVGPDHYLPFIAMSRNAGWSTRKTAGLTIICGLGHVLSSVIIGLSGLAFGIAIYKLEAIQSHRSDIAAWLLMIFGAGYVLWGYYLKRRHPHHHGHGHSHGYGYSHESSATSKEGKKSLTPWVLFTIFVFGPCEVLIPMLMYYAAQNNMSGMVTATILFGVTTIATMLVIVLLTLRGIKLIRLPFLEHHSHTVAGIIILLSGAGIKFLGL